The proteins below come from a single Rosa rugosa chromosome 2, drRosRugo1.1, whole genome shotgun sequence genomic window:
- the LOC133734665 gene encoding uncharacterized protein LOC133734665 isoform X2 has protein sequence MGGDQSEGQGSKTNEVQKVEVSVKSSEGGSFGGTKLTGTNFRTWKKIMSVYLRGIHKMGHVTGTIKVPSEDDIEAYAKWEDDDGLVMSILFRAMTDDVLQMVEECETAEAIWKTLGDLYTNESDFIQVHELMCKAAGMQQNGQPVSVFFTKLKNVWAEIDQKRPCKIKNQEDLVWYQKEKELERVHVFLRGLDEKHSSAKGELLRMTDAPSLNTAFTYIRKDESQQESVKHAQVEVSSLAIQAKSPAPFLQQQSPAPLHQQGFPQGFSNRPRPQCSYCNDLGHVRETCWKLNPHLKPKKQGYRLKGKAVAVHLVQEPDFYGVAGQDHHTAGGATPTASIAGRGSSHQGDSRSGVSEGPVVPSGSDIRRRETRSTVPSRFDFDF, from the exons ATGGGTGGTGATCAAAGTGAAGGTCAGGGTTCTAAGACCAATGAGGTTCAGAAAGTTGAGGTCTCTGTTAAGAGCTCAGAAGGTGGTTCTTTTGGTGGTACCAAACTCACTGGTACCAATTTccgaacatggaagaagattatgtccGTTTATCTTCGCGGGATACACAAGATGGGACATGTGACAGGAACAATCAAGGTTCCTAGTGAAGATGACATAGAAGCCTATGCTAAgtgggaagatgatgatgggttaGTAATGTCTATTTTATTCAGAGCCATGACTGATGATGTGCTCCAGATGGTAGAGGAATGTGAAACTGCTGAGGCAATATGGAAGACGTTAGGAGATCTCTATACAAAtgagtctgattttatacaggttcatgaaCTGATGTGCAAAGCTGCAGGAatgcaacagaatgggcaacCAGTGTCAGTGTTTttcaccaagctgaagaatgtatgggctgaaattgatcagaagcgtccttgcaagatcaagaatcaggaagatcttgtgtggtaccagaaggagaaggagctaGAAAGGGTTCATGTCTTCCTGAGAGGGCTTGATGAGAAGCATAGCAGTGCCAAGGGAGAATTGCTCAGAATGACAGACGCTCCTAGTTTGAACACAGCTTTTACATACATCCGcaaggatgagtctcagcagGAAAGTGTCAAACATGCACAGGTTGAAGTATCTAGCCTAGCCATTCAGGCCAAGTCACCTGCACCTTTCCTTCAGCAACAGAGTCCAGCCCCACTTCATCAGCAAGGTTTCCCGCAAGGCTTCTCCAACCGTCCTCGTCCTCAATGCTCTTATTGCAACGATCTTGGGCATGTTCGGGAGACTTGTTGGAAGTTGAACCCACACCTTAAACCTAAAAAACAAGGTTATCGCCTTAAGGGGAAAGCAGTTGCGGTTCACTTGGTCCAAGAACCGGATTTCTATGGAGTGGCTGGCCAAGATCATCATACAGCAGGTGGAGCTACCCCTACAGCCTCTATAGCtggtcgag gatcttctcaccagggagatagtcggtcgggggtatctgaggggccggttgttccatctggatcagacatacgcaggagagaaaccaggagcacCGTCCCGAGCCGCTTTGACTTCGACttctga
- the LOC133734665 gene encoding uncharacterized protein LOC133734665 isoform X1, which produces MGGDQSEGQGSKTNEVQKVEVSVKSSEGGSFGGTKLTGTNFRTWKKIMSVYLRGIHKMGHVTGTIKVPSEDDIEAYAKWEDDDGLVMSILFRAMTDDVLQMVEECETAEAIWKTLGDLYTNESDFIQVHELMCKAAGMQQNGQPVSVFFTKLKNVWAEIDQKRPCKIKNQEDLVWYQKEKELERVHVFLRGLDEKHSSAKGELLRMTDAPSLNTAFTYIRKDESQQESVKHAQVEVSSLAIQAKSPAPFLQQQSPAPLHQQGFPQGFSNRPRPQCSYCNDLGHVRETCWKLNPHLKPKKQGYRLKGKAVAVHLVQEPDFYGVAGQDHHTAGGATPTASIAGRGKIGSSHQGDSRSGVSEGPVVPSGSDIRRRETRSTVPSRFDFDF; this is translated from the exons ATGGGTGGTGATCAAAGTGAAGGTCAGGGTTCTAAGACCAATGAGGTTCAGAAAGTTGAGGTCTCTGTTAAGAGCTCAGAAGGTGGTTCTTTTGGTGGTACCAAACTCACTGGTACCAATTTccgaacatggaagaagattatgtccGTTTATCTTCGCGGGATACACAAGATGGGACATGTGACAGGAACAATCAAGGTTCCTAGTGAAGATGACATAGAAGCCTATGCTAAgtgggaagatgatgatgggttaGTAATGTCTATTTTATTCAGAGCCATGACTGATGATGTGCTCCAGATGGTAGAGGAATGTGAAACTGCTGAGGCAATATGGAAGACGTTAGGAGATCTCTATACAAAtgagtctgattttatacaggttcatgaaCTGATGTGCAAAGCTGCAGGAatgcaacagaatgggcaacCAGTGTCAGTGTTTttcaccaagctgaagaatgtatgggctgaaattgatcagaagcgtccttgcaagatcaagaatcaggaagatcttgtgtggtaccagaaggagaaggagctaGAAAGGGTTCATGTCTTCCTGAGAGGGCTTGATGAGAAGCATAGCAGTGCCAAGGGAGAATTGCTCAGAATGACAGACGCTCCTAGTTTGAACACAGCTTTTACATACATCCGcaaggatgagtctcagcagGAAAGTGTCAAACATGCACAGGTTGAAGTATCTAGCCTAGCCATTCAGGCCAAGTCACCTGCACCTTTCCTTCAGCAACAGAGTCCAGCCCCACTTCATCAGCAAGGTTTCCCGCAAGGCTTCTCCAACCGTCCTCGTCCTCAATGCTCTTATTGCAACGATCTTGGGCATGTTCGGGAGACTTGTTGGAAGTTGAACCCACACCTTAAACCTAAAAAACAAGGTTATCGCCTTAAGGGGAAAGCAGTTGCGGTTCACTTGGTCCAAGAACCGGATTTCTATGGAGTGGCTGGCCAAGATCATCATACAGCAGGTGGAGCTACCCCTACAGCCTCTATAGCtggtcgaggtaaaattg gatcttctcaccagggagatagtcggtcgggggtatctgaggggccggttgttccatctggatcagacatacgcaggagagaaaccaggagcacCGTCCCGAGCCGCTTTGACTTCGACttctga